Below is a window of Rhizobium jaguaris DNA.
GGCAGGAGCTGCATCAACCGGAAGCCGGCAACGCGGTCGAGCGGGTTCTGGGCAAAGCGAAGGGCAGCCAGCATGTCCTTGACATGGGCACTGTCGAGAAACTTCAGCCCGCCGAATTTGACGAAGGGGATGTTGCGGCGGGTAAGCTCCACCTCCAGCGGCCCGCTATGGTGCGAGGTCCGGAAAAGCACGGCCTGCTGCTTGAGCTTCGCGCCGCTCTCGCGATTTTCCAGCACCTGGTCGGCAACATAGCGCGCTTGATCGCTTTCGTCGCGCACCGTCACCAGCCGTGGCCGTTGAGCGCTTTGCCGCTCCGTGCGCAAGTTCTTCGTGAATCGTTCGGAGGCAAGATCGATCACCGCATTGGCGGCCGCCAGAATCGGCTGCGTCGAACGGTAATTGCGGTCGAGCGTGACGATGTTGGCGGCGGGAGTAAAGGAGGTCGGGAAGTCGAGGATGTTGCGCACCGTAGCCGCGCGGAATGAGTAGATCGACTGCGCATCGTCGCCGACGACAGTCAGTCCGTGGCCGTTGGGTTTCAGCGCCAGCAGGATCGACGACTGCAGCCGGTTGGTATCCTGATATTCGTCGACCAGCACATGATCGAAGCGGCCGCCAATATCTTCGGCGATCAGCGGCTCGTGCAGCATATGCGCCCAATAGAGCAGCAGATCGTCGTAATCGAGCACATTCTGCACCTGCTTGGCCTCGACATAGGCCGCGAAGAGGTCGCGCAACTGCTTGTCCCAGGCAGCGCACCAAGGGAAGAAATCGCGCAATATCTCTTCGAGCGGCGTTTCCGAATTGACGGTGCGGGAATAGATGGCAAGGCAAGTCGCCTTGGTCGGAAAGCGGCTTTCCAGCTTGGAGAAACCAAGCTCGTGACGAATGAGGTTCATCAGGTCGGCGCTGTCTTCGCGGTCATGGATCGTGAAGGCCGGGTCGAGGCCGATCTGTTCGGCGTAATCGCGCAAGAGCCGCGCACCGATGCCGTGGAATGTGCCGCTCCAGGCAAGCGCGTCGGCCATAATGCCGGCATTGGCGCCAAGTACCTCGCGGCAGATGCGCTCGACGCGCCGGCCCATCTCGGCTGCGGCGCGGCGGGAAAAAGTCATCAAAAGGATGCGGCGGGGATCGGCGCCTTTGACGATCAGGTGCGCAACGCGATGGGCCAGCGTGTTGGTCTTGCCGGAGCCGGCGCCGGCGATCACCAGCAGCGGCCCGGCGATATGGCTGCCTTCGACCGTCGTGCCGTGCTCCACCGCCAGCCGCTGCTCCGGGTTCAGCTTTTCCAGATAGG
It encodes the following:
- a CDS encoding ATP-dependent helicase, whose protein sequence is MTAAYLEKLNPEQRLAVEHGTTVEGSHIAGPLLVIAGAGSGKTNTLAHRVAHLIVKGADPRRILLMTFSRRAAAEMGRRVERICREVLGANAGIMADALAWSGTFHGIGARLLRDYAEQIGLDPAFTIHDREDSADLMNLIRHELGFSKLESRFPTKATCLAIYSRTVNSETPLEEILRDFFPWCAAWDKQLRDLFAAYVEAKQVQNVLDYDDLLLYWAHMLHEPLIAEDIGGRFDHVLVDEYQDTNRLQSSILLALKPNGHGLTVVGDDAQSIYSFRAATVRNILDFPTSFTPAANIVTLDRNYRSTQPILAAANAVIDLASERFTKNLRTERQSAQRPRLVTVRDESDQARYVADQVLENRESGAKLKQQAVLFRTSHHSGPLEVELTRRNIPFVKFGGLKFLDSAHVKDMLAALRFAQNPLDRVAGFRLMQLLPGVGPSTAQRVLDHIGEQASPMTALADFPAPPRSGEDWTSFVATMQELKSGKAGWPAEIGLVRQWYEPHLERAHEDAATRQADLLQLEQIAGGYGSRERFLTELTLDPPDATSDQAGVPLLDEDYLILSTIHSAKGQEWTKVFVLNAVDGCIPADLAVGSSSEIEEERRLLYVAMTRAKDGLDLVIPQRFFTHGQHAQGDRHVFASRTRFIPVTLLQFFEVCGWPQARAESAAAVQARQVRVDVGARMRGMWR